A window of the Mesorhizobium opportunistum WSM2075 genome harbors these coding sequences:
- a CDS encoding alpha/beta fold hydrolase encodes MRLSFLSGFLIAVLAAGPSTSASAPHSGVPLGQSTDLSARIVDGKADVNGVAYHYLLAAGGPKTVVLLHGWGTTSYMWRFVMPQLVARGYTVLAPDLRGLGDTAKPAAGYEKAAIAEDIRALVNQLNLGPVVNLVGHDMGGMVAYSYAAQHPGEVTTLAIVDVPLPGIEPWNELIQGPRTWHFRFHSVRDVPEMLIAGRELEYLKWFHNAEGVNTRAFDTEADEVYGRSYAQPGALRAGFEYYRAFPRDEEQNKAFAKHKLTMPVLGISGSGGLASMYEGHLRHVAENVRAVVVEGSGHWVPEEQPAAVTRALIEFLPPAY; translated from the coding sequence ATGCGCCTTAGCTTTCTTTCTGGTTTCCTCATTGCCGTTCTTGCTGCCGGGCCATCGACTTCTGCCAGCGCACCGCACTCCGGCGTGCCGCTCGGGCAATCGACCGACCTGTCGGCACGTATCGTCGACGGCAAGGCCGACGTTAACGGTGTGGCCTATCACTATTTGCTGGCAGCAGGCGGCCCGAAAACCGTGGTGTTGTTGCATGGTTGGGGCACGACCTCATACATGTGGCGCTTTGTAATGCCGCAACTGGTGGCGCGCGGTTACACGGTACTTGCGCCCGATTTGCGCGGTTTGGGGGACACCGCCAAGCCTGCGGCCGGCTACGAAAAGGCGGCGATTGCCGAGGATATTCGAGCACTTGTCAATCAGCTGAACCTTGGTCCGGTCGTCAATCTCGTCGGTCACGATATGGGTGGCATGGTCGCTTATTCCTATGCGGCGCAGCACCCGGGGGAAGTCACCACACTGGCAATCGTTGACGTCCCGCTGCCAGGCATCGAACCGTGGAACGAATTGATCCAAGGCCCTCGCACTTGGCATTTTCGCTTCCACTCCGTACGCGACGTGCCGGAAATGCTCATTGCCGGTCGCGAGCTTGAGTATTTAAAGTGGTTTCACAATGCAGAGGGGGTAAATACTCGCGCGTTCGACACCGAAGCCGACGAAGTCTACGGCCGTTCTTATGCCCAGCCTGGCGCATTGCGCGCAGGCTTCGAGTACTACCGGGCTTTCCCGCGTGACGAAGAACAGAACAAAGCCTTTGCAAAACACAAGCTGACGATGCCGGTACTCGGTATAAGCGGTTCGGGTGGCCTGGCATCGATGTACGAAGGCCATCTCCGCCACGTCGCCGAAAACGTACGGGCCGTAGTAGTCGAAGGCTCAGGCCATTGGGTTCCGGAGGAGCAGCCGGCCGCCGTCACAAGGGCCCTGATCGAATTCCTGCCACCAGCATACTAA
- a CDS encoding cupin domain-containing protein — translation MIRKLLCAALAAASVTAAMAKDADSVKLVYDHALPNVPGKSLKAVLVEYGPGGTSPAHTHPSSAFIYATVLEGAIRSQVNGGPVKTYRAGESFSEFPGDHHAVSENASKTERARLLAVFVVDTNETNLTTYAK, via the coding sequence ATGATCAGGAAACTCCTCTGTGCAGCGCTCGCCGCCGCATCCGTCACCGCAGCAATGGCCAAAGACGCGGACAGCGTGAAGCTCGTCTACGACCACGCCCTTCCAAATGTGCCCGGCAAGAGCTTGAAAGCCGTGCTCGTCGAGTACGGGCCGGGCGGGACATCGCCGGCGCATACCCATCCCAGTTCCGCGTTCATCTATGCCACGGTGCTGGAGGGGGCGATCCGAAGCCAGGTCAACGGTGGGCCCGTGAAGACGTACCGTGCAGGCGAAAGCTTCTCGGAATTCCCGGGCGACCATCACGCCGTCAGTGAAAACGCCAGCAAGACGGAACGCGCTCGCCTGCTTGCGGTCTTCGTCGTCGATACCAACGAGACCAACCTGACGACCTACGCGAAATGA
- a CDS encoding DUF680 domain-containing protein, with product MKNTSLAAAILLVAAGNAVAGSDHYGSNSVQQPATSSESMHTSSIRKTGNDAGVQETVRKPIAPSKDPGQGIWGH from the coding sequence ATGAAGAACACATCTCTTGCTGCCGCAATCCTCCTTGTTGCAGCAGGAAACGCCGTCGCCGGAAGCGATCACTACGGGTCAAACTCGGTCCAGCAACCCGCAACTTCTTCCGAGAGCATGCACACCTCCTCGATCAGGAAGACGGGCAACGATGCCGGCGTGCAGGAGACCGTGCGCAAGCCGATTGCTCCCAGCAAGGACCCGGGCCAGGGCATCTGGGGTCACTAG
- a CDS encoding response regulator transcription factor produces MTPHDQMVFIVDDDVRIREALGELLESHGMRAVAFGSAGDYVLADKPDVPACLILDVELPDINGLDLQKQIAEGDHPPIVFITGHGDIPSSVRAIKHGAVDFLTKPFSDTDLMVAIRAAIAQDRERRSERAELTVLRQRYRELTQREREVLPLVVSGLLNKQAAAELGISEVTLQIHRRNVMQKMVAASLADLVRMAERLEIPISHSRRTGGNGV; encoded by the coding sequence ATGACGCCCCACGATCAAATGGTCTTCATCGTCGATGACGACGTGCGTATTCGGGAAGCGCTTGGTGAGCTTCTGGAGTCCCATGGCATGCGCGCCGTAGCGTTCGGATCGGCCGGCGACTATGTCCTTGCCGACAAGCCGGACGTCCCCGCCTGCCTGATCCTCGATGTGGAATTGCCTGACATCAACGGTCTCGATCTGCAGAAGCAGATCGCCGAGGGCGATCATCCGCCGATCGTCTTCATAACGGGGCATGGCGACATCCCGTCCTCTGTGCGTGCGATCAAGCACGGCGCTGTGGACTTCCTGACAAAGCCCTTCAGCGATACGGACCTCATGGTCGCGATCCGGGCAGCGATCGCCCAGGACCGAGAAAGGCGATCAGAGCGCGCCGAACTCACCGTGTTGAGGCAACGCTATCGAGAGCTCACGCAGCGAGAACGCGAGGTGCTGCCGCTCGTTGTGAGTGGCTTGCTCAACAAACAGGCCGCGGCTGAGTTGGGGATCAGCGAGGTTACGCTGCAAATCCATAGACGGAACGTGATGCAGAAAATGGTTGCGGCATCACTCGCTGATCTCGTGCGCATGGCGGAGCGGTTGGAGATACCGATCAGCCACTCTCGACGAACGGGAGGGAACGGAGTGTGA
- a CDS encoding response regulator transcription factor, with protein sequence MRVDQPLLQRSTPVSRQRNAEPQQPLVIIVDDDASVREALSELILSMGFEPVCFASTRELLDADVLDSPGCLILDVRMPGASGLDLQHHLASNGNPKPIIFLTGHGDIPMTVQAMKAGAVDFLTKPVRDQTLLDAVIAGIAVDAKRRADAVVVKRNIERVETLTPREREVLHEVARGRLNKQIAFDLGISEVTVKLHRGNVMRKMEAASIGELIRAWETLPPAMRKAGAARTFERVNLASVR encoded by the coding sequence ATGAGAGTTGACCAACCGCTCTTGCAGAGATCGACGCCGGTGTCACGGCAGCGGAACGCCGAGCCGCAGCAGCCGCTCGTCATCATTGTCGATGACGATGCGTCTGTTCGCGAAGCACTGTCGGAGTTGATACTGTCGATGGGCTTTGAACCGGTCTGCTTCGCTTCGACCCGAGAATTGCTCGACGCTGACGTCTTGGACAGCCCCGGTTGCTTGATCCTCGACGTCCGCATGCCAGGGGCAAGCGGTCTCGATCTACAGCACCATCTTGCGTCAAACGGCAATCCCAAGCCCATCATCTTCCTGACTGGGCATGGCGACATACCGATGACTGTCCAGGCGATGAAGGCGGGCGCGGTGGATTTTCTCACCAAACCGGTACGCGACCAAACACTCCTTGACGCCGTGATCGCGGGCATTGCGGTGGATGCCAAGCGGCGGGCGGATGCGGTGGTCGTCAAGCGCAACATCGAGCGTGTCGAGACGCTAACCCCGCGCGAGCGCGAGGTGCTGCATGAAGTGGCGCGTGGGCGCCTCAACAAACAGATCGCTTTCGACCTCGGCATCAGTGAAGTGACCGTCAAGCTTCACCGCGGCAATGTCATGCGCAAGATGGAAGCAGCTTCCATCGGAGAGCTGATCCGGGCCTGGGAAACGCTGCCCCCGGCGATGCGCAAGGCCGGCGCGGCCAGGACTTTCGAAAGGGTGAACCTCGCCTCCGTCCGATAG
- a CDS encoding response regulator, with translation MSKVRPVVAIVDDDPRLLESLENLLESAGYAARIFSSAGSLLVSGLSDVDLLITDIGMPGTDGFELRDLVKKTRADLPVFLITGRHEIADQHRAKGISGFFRKPFDGQALLAAVSDALRNQEPRDEHES, from the coding sequence GTGAGCAAGGTGCGACCTGTCGTGGCGATTGTCGATGACGACCCAAGATTGCTCGAGTCGCTCGAGAACCTTTTGGAGTCTGCGGGCTATGCTGCCCGCATCTTCTCGTCGGCGGGATCACTTCTCGTCAGCGGGCTGTCTGACGTGGACTTGCTCATTACCGATATCGGGATGCCTGGTACGGACGGCTTTGAACTTCGTGACTTGGTCAAGAAGACGCGTGCGGACCTGCCGGTGTTCCTGATCACCGGTCGTCACGAGATAGCCGATCAGCACCGCGCCAAAGGCATCAGCGGGTTTTTCCGCAAGCCCTTCGATGGCCAGGCCCTGCTTGCGGCTGTGAGCGACGCTTTACGCAACCAAGAACCGAGGGATGAACATGAGAGTTGA
- a CDS encoding CBS domain-containing protein yields the protein MRIDSLHPETSARLAAVDLDTSLRAAALWLSKPAIGLVVVCHGSGEAAGVLSKSDLVRHLANSGPAEAPVSTLMSRSFVSCGPDDDLHSVWQTMTTQRLQNLPVLGAGAKPIGVLDIRDAMKALFQQEELQERLLANYIGGIGYQ from the coding sequence ATGCGAATTGACAGTCTACATCCAGAAACATCGGCGCGCCTTGCGGCGGTCGACCTCGACACGTCGCTGCGGGCAGCTGCGCTATGGCTGTCCAAGCCGGCCATAGGCCTGGTTGTCGTATGCCATGGCAGTGGCGAGGCGGCAGGCGTGCTGAGCAAGTCCGACCTTGTTCGTCATCTGGCGAATTCGGGACCGGCGGAAGCGCCGGTATCCACGCTGATGAGCCGGTCTTTCGTATCCTGTGGGCCTGATGACGACCTGCATTCGGTCTGGCAGACCATGACAACACAGCGGCTCCAGAACCTACCGGTGCTCGGCGCCGGCGCTAAGCCGATAGGCGTCCTTGATATCCGCGACGCGATGAAGGCGCTCTTCCAACAGGAAGAACTCCAGGAGCGGCTGCTCGCCAACTATATCGGGGGCATTGGCTACCAATAG
- a CDS encoding SDR family oxidoreductase, with product MKIVVIGGTGLIGSKTVERLRRKGHDVLAASPNSGVNTVTGEGLAVALAGAQVVVDLANSPSFEEKAALEFFAASGRNLLAAEAAAGVRHHVALSVVGTDRLQDMGYFRGKLLQEKLIKESAIPYTIVHATQFFEFTAAIANTGAVGDTVHMSPAYFQPMAADDVADAMADVALAAPVNGTIEIAGPDRVRMSELVGRFLKATNDPRKIVSDPGALYYGEVAIDDQTLVPGENARVGAVHFDDWLSRYTPPA from the coding sequence ATGAAGATCGTCGTCATCGGCGGAACCGGGCTGATCGGCTCCAAGACTGTGGAAAGACTGCGCAGGAAGGGACACGACGTGCTTGCGGCCTCACCGAATTCGGGAGTGAACACCGTCACCGGCGAAGGGCTGGCCGTCGCTCTTGCCGGGGCACAGGTCGTCGTCGATCTCGCGAACTCACCGTCATTCGAGGAAAAGGCCGCGCTCGAATTTTTCGCGGCATCCGGGCGTAATCTTCTTGCAGCCGAAGCGGCCGCCGGCGTCCGCCATCACGTCGCGCTGTCTGTGGTCGGCACCGACCGGCTGCAGGACATGGGGTATTTCCGCGGCAAACTGCTTCAGGAAAAGCTGATCAAGGAGTCCGCTATCCCCTACACGATCGTGCACGCCACACAGTTCTTCGAGTTCACCGCCGCCATCGCAAACACCGGCGCCGTAGGGGATACCGTCCACATGTCACCGGCGTACTTCCAACCAATGGCAGCCGACGACGTTGCTGATGCGATGGCGGACGTCGCCCTAGCAGCGCCAGTGAACGGCACGATCGAAATTGCCGGCCCCGATCGCGTTCGTATGAGCGAGCTCGTCGGTCGCTTTCTAAAGGCCACCAACGATCCGCGCAAAATCGTCTCGGATCCTGGCGCTCTCTACTACGGTGAAGTGGCAATCGACGATCAAACGCTTGTCCCCGGCGAGAACGCGCGCGTCGGCGCCGTCCACTTCGACGACTGGCTCAGCCGATACACGCCACCGGCGTAA
- a CDS encoding alpha/beta fold hydrolase yields the protein MSMDGLFTLGATRRDVLLASFSAAVIAGLPVASSSGAQQNPHVPTPQSGRKTMSTITTKDGTEIYYKDWGRGPPITFSHGWPLNSDAWDAQMLFLAHNGFRVVAHDRRGHGRSSQATSGNDMDGYADDLAAVIEALDLRDATLVGHSTGGGEVARYIGRHGAERVAKAVLIAAVPPIMVKTPANPEGLPIEVFDGIRAGLLKDRSQHYLDLAQSFYGANRPGATVSQGVLNQFWLWSMQVGLVNAYECVKAFSETDFTEDLKKFDIPTLILHGEDDQIVPVKDSSVKSERLIKGAKAIYYPGAPHGITATHQDQVNADLLAFIKG from the coding sequence ATGAGTATGGATGGACTTTTCACCCTCGGTGCAACCCGCCGCGACGTCTTGTTGGCCAGTTTTTCAGCGGCGGTCATAGCCGGACTGCCAGTCGCTTCGTCATCCGGCGCCCAGCAAAACCCACATGTTCCCACCCCTCAATCAGGACGCAAAACAATGAGCACCATCACAACCAAGGACGGTACGGAAATCTATTACAAGGACTGGGGTAGGGGTCCGCCAATAACCTTCTCACACGGCTGGCCGCTGAATTCCGACGCCTGGGATGCACAGATGCTCTTTCTGGCCCATAATGGCTTCCGCGTGGTTGCTCATGACCGGCGGGGCCATGGCCGCTCCAGCCAGGCCACCTCCGGCAACGACATGGATGGCTACGCGGACGATCTTGCAGCCGTGATCGAGGCGCTGGATCTCCGGGACGCCACGCTGGTCGGGCATTCAACCGGGGGAGGCGAGGTCGCTCGCTATATCGGACGGCACGGGGCGGAACGCGTGGCCAAGGCTGTTCTTATCGCCGCTGTTCCGCCTATCATGGTGAAAACGCCGGCCAATCCGGAAGGTCTGCCGATCGAAGTGTTCGACGGCATAAGGGCTGGCCTCCTCAAGGATCGCTCGCAGCACTATCTGGACCTCGCACAGTCGTTTTATGGTGCAAACAGGCCAGGCGCCACGGTCTCCCAGGGGGTTCTGAATCAGTTCTGGCTCTGGAGCATGCAGGTCGGTCTCGTGAATGCATATGAATGCGTCAAAGCGTTCTCCGAAACCGACTTCACCGAGGACCTCAAGAAATTCGATATACCGACCTTGATCCTGCATGGCGAGGACGACCAGATCGTCCCGGTCAAGGATTCGTCAGTCAAGTCGGAGCGGCTGATCAAGGGCGCAAAGGCCATATATTACCCCGGCGCGCCCCACGGGATCACGGCCACACACCAGGACCAGGTGAACGCCGATCTGCTCGCCTTCATCAAGGGCTAG
- a CDS encoding alpha/beta fold hydrolase encodes MLALAAALAVAGGATAQAAGAKPKPTIVLVHGAFAESSSWDAVITKLGRDGYVAKAAANPLRSVASDAAAVSAIIRSVPGPIVLVGHSYGGPVITEAANGNPNVKALVYVAGFAPDNGESSATLSSMFPGSTLASALAPVASPNGGQDLFIQPDKFRAQFAADVPEEQSSLMAATQRPIAQAALAEPSGVASWKTLPSYMIYGTDDRNIPAAVMSFMAKRAHAVKTVVIEGASHALMVSHPDEVTSLIEDAASASE; translated from the coding sequence ATCCTGGCGCTGGCCGCCGCGCTTGCCGTCGCGGGTGGCGCAACGGCGCAGGCGGCCGGAGCGAAGCCCAAGCCGACGATCGTGCTGGTGCACGGGGCCTTCGCCGAATCGTCGAGTTGGGACGCGGTCATAACCAAACTCGGCAGGGACGGCTATGTGGCGAAGGCGGCAGCCAATCCCCTCCGCAGCGTCGCCAGCGATGCCGCGGCGGTCTCGGCCATCATCCGGTCGGTTCCCGGACCGATCGTGCTGGTGGGGCATTCCTACGGCGGACCCGTGATCACCGAAGCCGCCAACGGCAATCCCAATGTGAAGGCCTTGGTATACGTGGCCGGATTCGCGCCGGATAACGGCGAATCGAGCGCCACCTTGTCCAGCATGTTTCCCGGCAGCACTTTGGCAAGCGCGCTTGCTCCAGTCGCGTCGCCGAACGGCGGCCAGGATCTCTTCATCCAGCCGGACAAATTCCGAGCCCAGTTCGCGGCCGACGTTCCCGAAGAGCAGTCGTCGCTGATGGCCGCCACCCAACGCCCGATCGCGCAGGCAGCCCTGGCCGAGCCCTCGGGCGTAGCTTCATGGAAAACGCTGCCGTCCTACATGATCTACGGCACCGATGACCGAAATATCCCGGCAGCCGTCATGAGCTTCATGGCCAAGCGCGCGCACGCCGTGAAGACGGTCGTCATTGAGGGTGCTTCCCACGCGCTCATGGTCTCGCACCCCGACGAGGTCACCTCACTTATCGAGGACGCCGCATCGGCCAGCGAGTAG
- a CDS encoding glucose 1-dehydrogenase produces the protein MGILSGKTALITGGNSGIGLFAAKAFASEGAQVVITGRRQRAVEEAVSEIGAGALGIQGDVADVAHHEDVARQIHQRFGAFDIYMANAGVNTITHSSAVSEDEYDAQFSINARGVFFGVQKLIPLMRDGGAVILTGSIASEKVLEGHAVYAGSKAAIGAFARSWAIELKSRRIRVNVLSPGPVDTAILDKLGVPAEMRASFEKSMAEAIPLGRMGQPEELAKAALFLASDASSFVTGVNLRVDGGMALL, from the coding sequence ATGGGTATACTTTCAGGAAAGACGGCGTTGATCACCGGGGGAAACAGTGGGATTGGGCTATTCGCCGCGAAAGCTTTCGCGTCGGAGGGGGCGCAGGTCGTAATCACCGGCCGGAGACAGCGCGCCGTCGAGGAGGCAGTCTCCGAGATCGGAGCCGGCGCACTGGGCATTCAGGGTGATGTAGCCGACGTGGCGCACCACGAGGATGTCGCGCGACAGATCCATCAGAGGTTTGGGGCGTTCGATATCTATATGGCGAACGCCGGCGTGAACACCATCACGCATTCGTCGGCAGTTTCCGAAGACGAGTACGATGCGCAGTTCTCTATCAATGCGCGCGGCGTCTTCTTTGGTGTGCAGAAACTGATCCCGCTGATGCGCGATGGCGGCGCAGTCATACTGACGGGATCAATCGCCAGCGAGAAGGTCTTGGAAGGCCATGCCGTTTATGCAGGCTCCAAGGCAGCCATCGGCGCCTTCGCGCGCAGTTGGGCGATAGAACTGAAATCGCGTCGCATACGCGTCAACGTGCTCAGCCCCGGCCCCGTGGATACGGCTATTCTCGACAAACTGGGTGTCCCGGCCGAAATGCGAGCATCCTTCGAGAAGTCCATGGCCGAAGCAATTCCCCTTGGTCGAATGGGCCAGCCGGAAGAACTGGCAAAAGCCGCTCTGTTCCTGGCATCGGACGCAAGCAGTTTTGTCACCGGTGTCAATCTGCGGGTCGACGGCGGAATGGCATTGCTTTGA